Proteins encoded by one window of Arachis ipaensis cultivar K30076 chromosome B04, Araip1.1, whole genome shotgun sequence:
- the LOC107636801 gene encoding uncharacterized protein LOC107636801 isoform X1, which translates to MLCALYSQNPLPLSQQPAPPTPNLREPLPSTISLRRRTPSSHHLPVPPNPSRVSVFHTAPPNPSSQHLLADSTSQHHRRGASTTPAATHSIVSGLAETRIAPATQPPSQVRYGASNSAQRMSLTINLESSSLTINIESSSLLWVVACIL; encoded by the exons ATGCTTTGCGCTCTCTACTCTCAAAACCCACTCCCACTCTCGCAACAGCCAGCACCTCCCACTCCCAACCTGCGTGAACCCCTTCCTTCCACCATCTCCCTGCGCCGACGAACCCCTTCCTCTCACCACCTCCCAGTGCCGCCGAACCCTTCCAGAGTTTCAGTCTTTCACACAGCACCGCCGAACCCTTCATCCCAGCACCTCCTCGCAGACAGCACCAGCCAACACCATCGTCGCGGAGCCAGCACCACCCCCGCCGCCACCCACAGCATCGTTTCTGGCCTCGCGGAGACGCGGATAGCACCTGCCACCCAGCCACCGAGTCAAGTCAGATATGGAGCCTCCAATTCAG CTCAGAGGATGTCCTTAACAATTAACCTAGAAAGCTCTTCCTTAACAATTAACATAGAAAGCTCTTCCTTGCTTTGGGTGGTTGCATGCATTTTATGA
- the LOC107636801 gene encoding uncharacterized protein LOC107636801 isoform X2, which yields MLCALYSQNPLPLSQQPAPPTPNLREPLPSTISLRRRTPSSHHLPVPPNPSRVSVFHTAPPNPSSQHLLADSTSQHHRRGASTTPAATHSIVSGLAETRIAPATQPPSQVRYGASNSDFMHSVEKSSYEQLWRTYQTAEIYRIQK from the exons ATGCTTTGCGCTCTCTACTCTCAAAACCCACTCCCACTCTCGCAACAGCCAGCACCTCCCACTCCCAACCTGCGTGAACCCCTTCCTTCCACCATCTCCCTGCGCCGACGAACCCCTTCCTCTCACCACCTCCCAGTGCCGCCGAACCCTTCCAGAGTTTCAGTCTTTCACACAGCACCGCCGAACCCTTCATCCCAGCACCTCCTCGCAGACAGCACCAGCCAACACCATCGTCGCGGAGCCAGCACCACCCCCGCCGCCACCCACAGCATCGTTTCTGGCCTCGCGGAGACGCGGATAGCACCTGCCACCCAGCCACCGAGTCAAGTCAGATATGGAGCCTCCAATTCAG ATTTTATGCATTCAGTTGAAAAGAGTTCATATGAACAACTTTGGAGAACCTATCAAACTGCAG AAATTTACaggatacaaaaataa
- the LOC107636801 gene encoding uncharacterized protein LOC107636801 isoform X4: protein MLCALYSQNPLPLSQQPAPPTPNLREPLPSTISLRRRTPSSHHLPVPPNPSRVSVFHTAPPNPSSQHLLADSTSQHHRRGASTTPAATHSIVSGLAETRIAPATQPPSQVRYGASNSEDVLNN from the exons ATGCTTTGCGCTCTCTACTCTCAAAACCCACTCCCACTCTCGCAACAGCCAGCACCTCCCACTCCCAACCTGCGTGAACCCCTTCCTTCCACCATCTCCCTGCGCCGACGAACCCCTTCCTCTCACCACCTCCCAGTGCCGCCGAACCCTTCCAGAGTTTCAGTCTTTCACACAGCACCGCCGAACCCTTCATCCCAGCACCTCCTCGCAGACAGCACCAGCCAACACCATCGTCGCGGAGCCAGCACCACCCCCGCCGCCACCCACAGCATCGTTTCTGGCCTCGCGGAGACGCGGATAGCACCTGCCACCCAGCCACCGAGTCAAGTCAGATATGGAGCCTCCAATTCAG AGGATGTCCTTAACAATTAA
- the LOC107636801 gene encoding uncharacterized protein LOC107636801 isoform X3, whose amino-acid sequence MLCALYSQNPLPLSQQPAPPTPNLREPLPSTISLRRRTPSSHHLPVPPNPSRVSVFHTAPPNPSSQHLLADSTSQHHRRGASTTPAATHSIVSGLAETRIAPATQPPSQVRYGASNSDFMHSVEKSSYEQLWRTYQTAGYKNKK is encoded by the exons ATGCTTTGCGCTCTCTACTCTCAAAACCCACTCCCACTCTCGCAACAGCCAGCACCTCCCACTCCCAACCTGCGTGAACCCCTTCCTTCCACCATCTCCCTGCGCCGACGAACCCCTTCCTCTCACCACCTCCCAGTGCCGCCGAACCCTTCCAGAGTTTCAGTCTTTCACACAGCACCGCCGAACCCTTCATCCCAGCACCTCCTCGCAGACAGCACCAGCCAACACCATCGTCGCGGAGCCAGCACCACCCCCGCCGCCACCCACAGCATCGTTTCTGGCCTCGCGGAGACGCGGATAGCACCTGCCACCCAGCCACCGAGTCAAGTCAGATATGGAGCCTCCAATTCAG ATTTTATGCATTCAGTTGAAAAGAGTTCATATGAACAACTTTGGAGAACCTATCAAACTGCAG gatacaaaaataaaaaatag